A single Desulfuromonas acetoxidans DSM 684 DNA region contains:
- a CDS encoding methyl-accepting chemotaxis protein has translation MNELASQTNASADNAKQANQLATQAKGAADSGSQQMRQMVSAMADINESGLNISKIIKVIDEIAFQTNLLALNAAVEAARAGQHGKGFAVVAEEVRNLAARSAKAAQETAALIETSVNKAEHGAEIADNTSEAFNAIVEEIQKVSDLVAEISAATSEQAQGFSQVNDGIAKIDEVTQQNTASAEEGAAAAEQLSSQAEQLAEILTRFRLKQKMTQSSPLPKMPAPVKMTSSTKDDDQWGHSPQDSAPVQIALDDDDFGKY, from the coding sequence AAAGGTGCAGCCGATAGCGGTAGTCAGCAAATGCGCCAGATGGTGTCGGCCATGGCCGATATCAATGAGTCGGGACTCAATATTTCGAAAATCATCAAAGTGATTGATGAGATTGCTTTCCAGACGAATCTGCTTGCCTTGAATGCTGCGGTTGAAGCTGCTCGGGCTGGACAACATGGAAAAGGATTTGCTGTTGTTGCTGAAGAGGTTCGCAATCTTGCGGCACGGAGTGCCAAAGCTGCTCAGGAAACTGCGGCTCTGATTGAAACTTCAGTGAATAAAGCGGAACATGGTGCTGAAATCGCTGACAATACGTCAGAGGCGTTTAATGCCATTGTAGAAGAAATTCAGAAAGTGAGTGATCTTGTTGCTGAAATATCCGCTGCAACGAGTGAACAAGCTCAAGGTTTCTCCCAGGTGAATGACGGGATTGCTAAAATTGATGAGGTTACTCAGCAGAATACGGCCAGTGCTGAAGAGGGCGCTGCAGCTGCAGAACAACTGTCCAGCCAGGCTGAACAACTCGCCGAAATTTTGACCCGCTTTCGCTTGAAACAGAAAATGACCCAAAGTTCTCCTTTGCCAAAAATGCCTGCACCAGTTAAAATGACTTCATCCACAAAGGATGATGATCAGTGGGGGCATTCTCCGCAGGACAGTGCTCCGGTTCAAATTGCTTTGGATGATGATGACTTTGGCAAGTATTAA